One window from the genome of Pyxicephalus adspersus chromosome 6, UCB_Pads_2.0, whole genome shotgun sequence encodes:
- the LOC140333242 gene encoding keratin, type I cytoskeletal 12-like: MSLWRVDDLIRTKIRDNGQRLNHGTKKASAGFYSPNQKEDLVNLNDRLATYLEKVRTLEEANQQLEKKIQKLSEKRAIGRDHSHYQKTIEDLESQIQNAKETNAELLLNIENMKIAADGFKENYEAELALQATIRDDMKKLKDASSGLEMETRCLEVEEQILTKELENLKQDHKEEKEHLLQEKSKCQVNVEVDSLHPTELMDGLEKMRDQYKTIANHHQKHYEFLLEKKFRETTQQNSKDTELLQSQLRHLSMLGRKAQELETELEVHHSLKSAQESALYEIEAGYSAHLENIQGTVLKLEDALVKIRSEAEKLTSDSRILHYLKDLLEMEIRTYGILMDDEEKSIETVIPETSCGLNYNRQMFLFLISESRSSLTRSLALAGQGTRRSEHVAASTFQE, encoded by the exons ATGTCACTCTGGCGAGTTGATGACTTAATCAGGACAAAGATTCGAGACAATGGGCAAAGACTAAACCATGGAACTAAGAAGGCCAGTGCAGGTTTTTACTCTCCCAATCAGAAAGAGGACTTGGTCAATTTAAATGATCGCTTGGCGACTTATCTTGAAAAAGTGCGGACATTGGAAGAGGCCAACCAACAGCTGGAGAAGAAGATTCAAAAACTGTCCGAGAAAAGGGCAATTGGTCGGGACCACAGTCACTATCAAAAGACCATTGAAGATTTGGAAAGTCAG atacaaaatgcaaaagaaacaaatgcGGAGTTGTTGCTGAATATTGAGAACATGAAAATAGCAGCAGATGGCTTTAAGGAGAA ctaTGAAGCAGAATTAGCTTTGCAAGCCACTATAAGGGACGATATGAAAAAGCTGAAAGATGCTAGCAGTGGTCTGGAGATGGAGACACGCTGTTTGGAAGTTGAGGAACAGATCCTAACTAAGGAGTTGGAGAACCTCAAGCAGGATCACAAGGAG GAAAAAGAGCACCTTCTTCAGGAAAAATCCAAGTGCCAAGTAAACGTTGAGGTGGACAGCCTGCACCCAACAGAACTCATGGATGGTCTGGAGAAGATGAGAGACCAGTACAAGACCATAGCCAATCATCATCAGAAGCACTATGAATTCTTACTTGAAAAAAAG TTTAGGGAGACCACCCAACAGAACAGCAAGGACACAGAACTTCTTCAAAGCCAACTGAGACATCTTTCTATGTTGGGAAggaaagcacaggagctggagaCCGAACTAGAGGTTCACCATAGCTTG AAATCTGCTCAAGAATCAGCATTGTATGAAATTGAAGCTGGTTATTCCGCACATCTGGAGAATATACAGGGAACTGTATTAAAGTTAGAAGATGCACTGGTAAAAATAAGATCAGAAGCTGAGAAATTAACCTCTGACAGTAGGATATTGCATTACCTGAAAGACCTCTTGGAGATGGAAATAAGAACATACGGCATATTGATGGATGATGAggagaaaag TATAGAAACTGTGATCCCTGAGACTTCGTGTGGACTTAATTACAACAGACAAA tgtttttgtttctgATTTCAGAGTCACGGTCCTCACTCACCAGAAGCCTAGCATTAGCAGGACAAGGAACAAGACGTTCAGAGC